The Pseudomonadota bacterium genome includes a region encoding these proteins:
- a CDS encoding FliI/YscN family ATPase: MMDIAELRKRIEKKKLFRHTGQVLSLTGMVIEGDGPPVSIGDLCRIENPQTKTNILCETVGFRDQRILLMPLGDLQGVAPGNQIFSLRRPATIAVGEAMLGRVIDALGHPLDDLGEINCPQKIPLHRDPINPFLRRRITTPLDLGIRSINGLLTCGKGQRLGIMAGSGVGKSVLLGMMARYTRADVNVIALVGERGREVREFIERDLGPEGLQRSLVVVATSDQAPLMRLRGAFLATAIAEYFRDLGRDVLLMMDSLTRFAMAQREIGLAAGEPPTSKGYTPSVFSLLPRLLERAGRDAGPGSITGIYTVLVEGDDLSEPIADATRSVLDGHIVLSRRLADRNIFPAIDPLSSKSRVMIDIVTREQQHQAREFLNLMAAYQEAEDLINIGAYLKGSNPRIDRAIALRDRIISYLRQETDQPASLADSIARLEKIIKT, encoded by the coding sequence ATGATGGACATCGCCGAGCTCCGCAAGCGCATCGAGAAAAAAAAACTTTTTCGCCATACCGGTCAGGTTTTGAGCCTGACCGGTATGGTGATTGAAGGCGACGGCCCTCCGGTTTCAATTGGCGATCTCTGCCGCATAGAAAACCCGCAAACAAAAACCAACATTCTCTGCGAAACCGTGGGCTTTCGGGATCAGCGCATTCTGTTGATGCCACTGGGCGATCTTCAGGGGGTGGCCCCGGGAAACCAGATTTTTTCCCTGCGCCGGCCGGCGACCATCGCGGTGGGTGAAGCCATGCTCGGCCGCGTCATCGACGCTCTCGGACACCCCCTGGATGACCTTGGCGAAATCAACTGCCCACAAAAAATCCCGCTTCACCGTGACCCGATCAACCCTTTCTTACGCCGCCGGATCACCACCCCGCTGGATCTCGGCATTCGCTCAATCAATGGTCTTCTGACCTGCGGCAAGGGACAACGCCTGGGGATCATGGCCGGTTCGGGTGTCGGCAAGAGCGTGCTCCTGGGAATGATGGCTCGTTACACCAGAGCCGATGTCAATGTCATTGCCCTGGTCGGCGAACGCGGACGCGAAGTGCGTGAATTCATCGAACGGGACCTCGGACCCGAGGGCCTTCAACGCAGCCTAGTGGTGGTCGCCACCTCGGACCAGGCACCGTTGATGCGTCTGCGCGGCGCTTTTCTGGCAACCGCCATCGCCGAATATTTTCGCGATCTCGGCCGCGACGTTCTCCTGATGATGGACTCTTTAACCCGTTTTGCCATGGCCCAGCGCGAAATCGGCCTAGCCGCCGGGGAACCGCCGACCAGTAAAGGTTACACTCCATCAGTTTTTTCCCTGCTCCCGAGGCTTCTGGAACGGGCCGGCCGTGATGCCGGCCCGGGCAGTATCACCGGCATTTATACGGTCCTCGTCGAGGGCGATGACCTGAGCGAACCCATAGCCGACGCCACCCGTTCAGTCCTGGACGGCCACATCGTTCTTTCCCGACGGCTGGCCGATCGCAATATCTTCCCCGCCATTGACCCTCTGAGCAGTAAAAGCCGGGTCATGATCGACATCGTCACCCGCGAGCAACAACATCAGGCCAGAGAGTTTCTTAATCTGATGGCCGCTTATCAGGAAGCGGAAGATCTGATAAACATCGGGGCTTACCTTAAAGGCAGTAACCCGCGCATCGACCGGGCCATTGCCCTGCGTGACCGGATCATCAGTTATCTGCGCCAGGAAACCGACCAGCCCGCCTCCCTGGCGGACAGCATCGCCCGTCTCGAAA
- the fliG gene encoding flagellar motor switch protein FliG — translation MALNKKEGTLSGRQKAAILMLGLGEDVAARVLRHCSEFELQQLSQEITHLGDIPGEVTENIAREFAETVGHKVIFSGGRDYLRNILIKTMGTDKAESFLDKVRDSLRHKPFGNLAHVDAKVIASFIRNEHPQTIALIMAHLDPEKAAEIITLLPEGIQGDIMLRIASLEAVPREMIDEIETVLDGELKNTGGMASEGLGGVQAVAEVINNLDKNSEASIMAVVEEHNPELADEIRKLMFTFDDLIHVDDRGIQAILKEINNEDLLLALKSAIDEVKEKIFRNMSQRAASMIQDDLEALGPVRLSDIEKAQQGIVKVARKLEDEGKIIIASKGGGGDIVV, via the coding sequence ATGGCACTAAACAAAAAAGAAGGCACGCTCAGCGGTCGGCAGAAAGCGGCGATCCTGATGCTCGGACTGGGCGAGGATGTCGCCGCCCGTGTTCTGCGGCATTGCAGCGAATTTGAGCTTCAGCAGCTGAGCCAGGAAATCACCCACCTCGGTGACATTCCCGGAGAAGTGACGGAAAACATCGCTCGGGAATTCGCCGAAACCGTCGGCCACAAAGTGATCTTTTCCGGCGGCCGGGACTACCTGCGTAATATCCTGATCAAGACCATGGGAACCGACAAGGCGGAAAGCTTCCTCGATAAAGTGCGTGATTCCCTGCGCCATAAACCTTTCGGCAACCTCGCTCATGTCGACGCCAAGGTTATCGCTTCTTTTATCCGGAATGAGCATCCGCAGACCATCGCCCTGATTATGGCTCACCTTGATCCGGAAAAGGCGGCCGAAATCATCACCCTGCTGCCGGAAGGCATTCAGGGCGATATCATGCTGCGCATCGCTTCCCTTGAAGCGGTCCCCCGGGAAATGATTGATGAAATCGAGACCGTCCTCGATGGCGAACTCAAAAATACCGGGGGCATGGCCAGCGAGGGACTGGGCGGGGTCCAGGCGGTCGCCGAGGTAATCAACAACCTCGACAAGAACTCGGAGGCATCAATCATGGCTGTCGTCGAGGAGCACAACCCCGAGCTGGCCGATGAGATTCGCAAACTGATGTTTACCTTTGACGACCTGATCCATGTCGACGACCGGGGCATTCAGGCGATTCTCAAGGAAATCAACAACGAAGACCTGCTGTTGGCCCTTAAATCGGCCATCGACGAGGTCAAGGAGAAGATTTTCCGGAACATGTCGCAACGCGCCGCCAGCATGATTCAGGACGACCTCGAAGCCCTGGGGCCGGTAAGACTCTCCGATATCGAAAAAGCTCAGCAGGGAATTGTTAAGGTTGCCCGCAAACTTGAGGATGAGGGTAAAATCATCATCGCCTCAAAAGGAGGAGGAGGTGATATCGTTGTCTAG
- the fliF gene encoding flagellar M-ring protein FliF, with amino-acid sequence MENFEDQPMNYFKAFIEWFKSRSTGQKIGLLGGSAIIIIGLVTALLVSLTTIYTPLYYNLSPENAAEVVDYLKRNRIPYRLADAGRTIKVSRNDVYEVRLELAGSQVMSGGVGFEIFDKSNLGVTEFVQNINFQRALQGELARTITEIKQVESARVHLVLPKERLFSENQQDATCSVIVKLHPGARLKNEQVEGIMSLVAGSVAGLEQGKITVLDTYGSVLSKDLGPRPGQDQLSVNEMNFRKEYEHSLEERLQSMLERVVGRQKVVVRVSADLDFNKVEKTEEIFDPDQVAIRSEHRLTEKQLSQDGGEAGVPGVNSNVPGRDFGQSPGAGKHRNLDKADEIRNYEISKLVSRTIMPVGAVKKISVAVMVDGKYENGADKEKNYVPRSEAELQVYTSMIKKAIGFNQKRGDQVEVANLAFNNESLQTEVEELKKANLYSMIYQGLKYFAIALATLFFYFKILKPAWHGVSGSFGSRPAGTMTAGKGLGKLADDISEKVEISRHETVMDQVAEFASKSPEEVAKVVKLWLKGQAV; translated from the coding sequence ATGGAAAATTTTGAGGATCAACCCATGAATTATTTCAAAGCGTTCATAGAGTGGTTTAAATCACGGAGCACCGGCCAGAAAATCGGTCTGCTCGGAGGCTCGGCGATTATCATCATCGGCCTGGTTACGGCCCTGTTGGTTTCCCTGACCACGATTTACACCCCTCTTTACTATAACCTCTCCCCGGAAAACGCGGCCGAGGTTGTCGATTACCTCAAACGCAACCGCATTCCTTACCGTCTGGCCGATGCCGGACGCACGATCAAGGTTTCCCGGAACGATGTCTATGAAGTACGCCTGGAGCTGGCCGGCAGTCAGGTCATGAGCGGCGGAGTCGGCTTTGAAATCTTCGACAAAAGCAATCTCGGGGTCACCGAATTTGTCCAGAACATCAATTTTCAACGCGCCCTGCAGGGAGAGCTCGCCCGAACGATCACGGAAATCAAACAGGTTGAATCGGCCCGAGTGCATCTGGTTCTGCCCAAGGAAAGGCTGTTCAGTGAAAACCAGCAAGACGCCACCTGCTCGGTCATCGTCAAACTTCATCCCGGGGCTCGTTTGAAAAACGAGCAGGTCGAAGGCATCATGTCGCTGGTGGCCGGCAGCGTGGCCGGTCTTGAACAAGGGAAGATCACGGTTCTGGACACCTATGGATCGGTGCTGTCCAAAGACCTGGGCCCGCGGCCCGGCCAGGATCAGCTGTCGGTCAACGAAATGAATTTTCGCAAGGAATACGAACACAGCCTGGAAGAACGTCTGCAATCCATGCTTGAACGGGTAGTCGGCAGACAAAAGGTGGTGGTCAGGGTGTCCGCCGACCTTGATTTCAACAAGGTTGAAAAAACTGAAGAAATTTTTGATCCGGACCAGGTCGCGATTCGCAGCGAGCACCGCCTCACGGAAAAACAACTTAGCCAGGACGGCGGCGAAGCCGGCGTTCCGGGAGTCAACAGCAATGTTCCGGGCCGGGATTTTGGGCAAAGCCCCGGCGCCGGCAAACACAGGAACCTTGACAAAGCCGATGAGATCCGCAACTATGAGATTTCCAAGCTGGTCAGTCGCACGATCATGCCGGTCGGAGCAGTAAAAAAAATCAGCGTCGCGGTCATGGTCGACGGCAAGTATGAGAACGGTGCCGACAAAGAGAAAAACTATGTTCCCAGAAGTGAGGCCGAGCTTCAGGTCTATACCAGCATGATCAAAAAAGCGATCGGCTTCAACCAAAAACGCGGTGATCAGGTCGAAGTCGCGAATCTTGCTTTCAATAATGAAAGTCTTCAGACCGAGGTCGAAGAACTCAAAAAAGCCAATCTCTACAGTATGATCTATCAGGGGCTTAAATATTTTGCCATCGCTCTGGCGACTCTTTTTTTCTACTTTAAAATCCTTAAACCGGCCTGGCACGGCGTCAGCGGCAGTTTCGGGTCTCGACCCGCCGGCACCATGACCGCCGGCAAAGGCCTGGGAAAACTGGCCGATGACATCTCTGAAAAGGTCGAGATTTCCCGCCATGAGACGGTCATGGACCAGGTTGCCGAGTTTGCGTCCAAGAGTCCTGAGGAGGTTGCCAAAGTTGTTAAACTGTGGTTAAAGGGACAGGCGGTATAG
- the fliE gene encoding flagellar hook-basal body complex protein FliE, giving the protein MNITRTDNPFTSPLQEMQRLTREAEGLPPASEKNGQPGFSATLNRALNEVNRLQQQADTRINDVSTGRSQDTLGAVVALQQADLSLQFLAQVRNKAIKAYEEIIKMPV; this is encoded by the coding sequence ATGAATATCACCAGAACCGATAACCCCTTCACATCGCCCTTACAGGAAATGCAGCGTCTGACAAGGGAGGCCGAAGGCCTCCCACCGGCTTCGGAGAAAAACGGTCAGCCCGGGTTCTCCGCGACCCTGAACCGAGCTCTGAACGAGGTCAACCGGCTGCAACAGCAAGCTGACACCAGGATTAACGACGTCAGCACCGGTCGTTCCCAAGACACCCTGGGCGCGGTAGTGGCCCTGCAGCAGGCCGATCTTTCCTTACAATTTCTGGCTCAGGTCCGCAACAAGGCTATCAAGGCCTATGAAGAAATCATTAAAATGCCGGTCTAA
- the flgC gene encoding flagellar basal body rod protein FlgC — MGFDGMMKISADGMAAQRYRLNVISSNLANQNTTRTPEGGPYRRRDVVFQTSPPEPKDTDPRQAAAALDSQPMSVKVIDIITDPAPPILKYQPGHPDADADGYVAYPNVNTFEEMVNMLSATRSYEANATIMKSAKEMADKTIDLLK; from the coding sequence ATGGGTTTTGACGGTATGATGAAGATCAGCGCCGACGGCATGGCGGCCCAGCGTTACCGGCTCAATGTCATTTCCAGCAATCTCGCCAACCAAAACACCACCCGGACCCCGGAGGGCGGCCCTTACCGGCGACGGGACGTGGTTTTTCAAACCAGCCCGCCGGAGCCGAAAGACACCGACCCCAGGCAAGCTGCTGCAGCCCTCGACTCGCAACCGATGTCGGTCAAGGTGATCGACATCATTACCGATCCGGCGCCGCCGATACTCAAATATCAACCCGGACATCCGGATGCCGACGCCGACGGCTATGTCGCCTATCCCAATGTCAACACCTTTGAGGAAATGGTCAACATGCTTTCCGCTACCCGCAGCTACGAAGCCAACGCGACCATCATGAAAAGCGCCAAGGAAATGGCGGATAAAACCATTGATCTGCTAAAATAG
- the flgB gene encoding flagellar basal body rod protein FlgB — protein MRGQINPFHTSSGFQTKWHADCIPKALSQPRRIKPADSASFFYHWSVNPMTINKLFDSTCQLLINTAALRQKKGEVIAANIANLETPGYQARDFRFADALRQATANPTSSPSMLTTHATHLGGRNSLGAIRGTYTLKHNQLGGFDGNTVNLDQEMADQAINSGAYNRTMQMLKSKMAILKNAIIEGGK, from the coding sequence ATGCGGGGCCAGATCAACCCGTTCCACACAAGCTCCGGCTTCCAAACAAAATGGCACGCGGATTGCATACCAAAAGCCCTGAGTCAGCCCAGGAGAATCAAACCGGCTGATTCTGCCTCATTCTTTTACCATTGGAGCGTCAATCCCATGACTATCAACAAACTTTTTGACAGTACCTGCCAGCTCCTGATCAACACAGCCGCGTTGCGTCAGAAAAAAGGCGAAGTCATCGCCGCCAACATCGCCAATCTGGAAACCCCCGGTTATCAGGCCCGCGATTTCAGGTTTGCCGACGCCCTGCGGCAGGCAACGGCTAACCCGACAAGCTCGCCATCCATGCTCACCACGCATGCCACTCACCTGGGCGGACGAAACTCACTTGGTGCAATTCGCGGAACATATACTCTCAAGCATAATCAGCTGGGCGGTTTCGACGGCAACACGGTCAACCTTGATCAGGAGATGGCCGACCAGGCCATCAACAGCGGGGCCTACAACCGAACCATGCAGATGCTAAAAAGCAAAATGGCGATTCTCAAAAACGCCATTATCGAAGGAGGTAAATAA
- a CDS encoding glycerol dehydrogenase yields MFPGKYIQGRHALRELPSLVSRFGKRGLILASPSAHKTILFNRNMESIKAALPVERFNGECCEKELSRLATVLQEKQVDVLVGMGGGKAIDTAKIAADRANIPMLIIPTITSTDAPCSGCAVLYSEHGIFERVYYQKSNPAAVLVDMEIIAHAPVRFLVAGMGDALATWFEAKSCDHTQSRNECGGLSTLAGLNLARLCYDTLRNYGTLAKIAAERQIITPALEHIVEANILLSGIGFESGGLASAHSLHNGLTALKETHAYYHGEKVAFGVLTGLQITAASPKETTAVFSFCEAVGLPTTLADIGLRNCDRDRLMAVAEKACAPDEGIHHEAGKITPEKVLHAILAADAIGENRKKSARTAAPST; encoded by the coding sequence ATGTTCCCCGGAAAATATATTCAAGGCCGCCATGCGCTCAGAGAATTGCCATCGCTGGTCTCACGGTTCGGCAAACGGGGGCTGATTCTGGCCTCACCAAGCGCGCATAAAACCATCCTTTTCAACCGGAACATGGAATCAATAAAGGCCGCCTTGCCGGTTGAGCGATTCAATGGGGAATGCTGCGAAAAGGAATTGTCGCGACTGGCGACAGTCCTGCAAGAGAAACAAGTGGATGTTCTTGTGGGTATGGGCGGCGGCAAAGCCATCGACACCGCCAAGATTGCCGCCGACCGGGCAAACATTCCGATGCTGATTATCCCTACCATCACCTCAACCGACGCTCCCTGCAGCGGCTGTGCCGTATTGTATTCAGAGCATGGCATTTTCGAACGCGTCTATTATCAGAAGTCAAACCCGGCGGCCGTGCTGGTCGACATGGAAATTATCGCCCACGCCCCCGTCCGTTTTCTGGTGGCGGGTATGGGCGATGCGCTGGCGACCTGGTTCGAAGCCAAGTCCTGTGACCACACTCAATCCAGAAATGAGTGCGGTGGGCTGAGCACATTGGCGGGACTGAACCTGGCCCGGCTCTGCTACGATACCTTGCGCAACTATGGCACGCTTGCCAAAATTGCAGCCGAACGACAGATCATCACCCCGGCGCTTGAACATATTGTAGAAGCGAATATTCTGTTAAGTGGCATCGGCTTCGAAAGCGGTGGCCTGGCCAGCGCCCACTCGCTTCACAACGGCCTCACCGCCCTGAAAGAAACCCACGCCTATTACCATGGTGAGAAGGTGGCTTTTGGGGTTCTGACCGGCCTCCAAATTACCGCTGCCTCTCCGAAGGAAACGACCGCCGTGTTCTCATTTTGCGAAGCCGTGGGTCTGCCAACCACCCTCGCGGACATCGGTCTGCGAAACTGCGACCGCGACCGACTGATGGCCGTCGCGGAAAAGGCCTGCGCTCCCGACGAAGGCATTCATCACGAAGCCGGAAAAATCACGCCGGAAAAGGTACTTCATGCCATTCTGGCAGCTGACGCCATTGGCGAAAACCGTAAAAAATCCGCTCGAACCGCCGCGCCCTCAACATAG